A portion of the Apus apus isolate bApuApu2 chromosome 3, bApuApu2.pri.cur, whole genome shotgun sequence genome contains these proteins:
- the QRSL1 gene encoding glutamyl-tRNA(Gln) amidotransferase subunit A, mitochondrial: MLLRASLREVSAALREGRLGPAELCRGCLALTRSTRLLNAYIAVAEEAALQQAEESEKRYRSGQPLGPLDGIPVAVKDNFNTAGIETTCASNMLKGYISPYNATVVQKLLDQGAVLLGKTNLDEFAMGSGSTDGVFGPVRNPWSYSKQYKEKSIPGSHSKDEDSNWVITGGSSGGSAAAVASFTCFAALGSDTGGSTRNPAAHCGVVGLKPTYGLISRHGLIPLVNSMDVPGILTRCVDDAAVVLGLLAGHDPRDSTTVQEDFKPFELPSLTDVSKLSIGIPKEYNVPGLSSEILALWSKAADLFKNAGAKVVEVSLPHTCYSIVCYHVLCTAEVASNMARFDGLEYGHRSAMNKSTESMYAATRREGFNDVVRGRILSGNYFLLKQNYEKYFIKAQKVRRLIADDFGKVFRSGVDILLTPTTLTDAATYVEFIKEDNRTRSAQDDILTQAVNMAGLPAINVPTALSERGLPIGLQFIGRSFQEKQLLTVAKWFEKQVKFPVIQLEELKRHDHNVLQHQKSASFS, translated from the exons ATGCTGCTGCGCGCCTCGCTGCGGGAG GTGTCGGCGGCGCTGCGGGAGGGCCGCCTGGGCCCCGCCGAGCTGTGCCGGGGCTGCCTCGCCCTCACCCGCAGCACCAGGCTCCTCAACGCCTACATCGCCGTGGCGGAGGAAGCGGCTCTGCAGCAGGCTGAGGAGTCGGAGAAACGGTACCGGAGCG GTCAGCCACTGGGTCCTTTAGATGGAATTCCTGTTGCAGTAAAAGACAACTTTAATACAGCTGGCATTGAGACAACATGTGCATCAAACATGCTAAAAG GTTATATTTCTCCTTACAATGCTACAGTAGTTCAGAAATTACTGGATCAGGGAGCTGTgcttttaggaaaaacaaacctaGATGAATTTGCAATGGG ATCTGGAAGTACAGATGGAGTCTTTGGACCAGTCAGAAATCCCTGGAGTTACTCAAAGCAGTACAAGGAAAAATCCATCCCAGGATCCCATTCTAAGGATGAAGATTCTAACTGGGTGATAACAGGAGGGAGCTCAGGGggcagtgcagctgctgtggcatcCTTCACATGCTTTGC AGCCTTAGGGTCAGACACAGGAGGATCTACCAGGAACCCTGCTGCTCACTGTGGTGTAGTAGGTTTAAAGCCAACATACGGCCTGATCTCTCGCCATGGTCTCATTCCTCTAGTGAACTCCATGGATGTGCCAGGAATCCTAACCAGATGCGTGGATGATGCAGCAGTCGTGTTAG GTTTACTTGCTGGACACGATCCTAGAGACTCTACCACAGTTCAGGAGGACTTTAAGCCGTTTGAACTACCCAGTTTGACTGATGTCAGCAAGCTCTCCATAGGAATTCCAAAG GAATATAATGTACCAGGGCTTTCTAGTGAGATTCTGGCTCTCTGGTCCAAGGCTGCTGACCTCTTCAAGAATGCAGGTGCCAAAGTGGTAGAAGTGAGTCTACCACACACATGTTACTCAATTGTCTGCTACCATGTGCTGTGTACAGCAGAAGTGGCATCAAATATGGCCAGATTTGATGGACTGGAATATG GACACCGTTCTGCCATGAACAAGTCCACAGAAAGCATGTATGCTGCAACACGCCGGGAAGGCTTCAATGATGTTGTCAGAGGAAGAATTCTCTCAGGAAACTATTTCTTGTTGAAACA GAACTATGAGAAATACTTTATCAAGGCACAGAAAGTCAGACGTCTCATTGCCGACGACTTTGGGAAGGTTTTCAGGAGCGGCGTCGATATTTTGCTCACTCCCACCACTCTGACTGATGCAGCAACTTATGTGGAATTCATCAAGGAGGACAACAGAACCCGTAGTGCTCAAGATGACATCCTGACCCAGGCTGTAAACATGGCTg gacTGCCAGCCATAAATGTTCCTACAGCTCTGTCAGAGAGAGGCTTGCCAATAGGGCTTCAGTTCATTGGACGTTCATTCCAGGAGAAGCAGCTTCTCACTGTAGCCAAATGGTTTGAAAAACAAGTGAAATTCCCAGTGATCCAGTTAGAAGAACTGAAGAGGCACGATCACAATGTCCTTCAGCATCAGAAATCTGCTTCTTTCTCATAA